Within Pseudomonas sp. LBUM920, the genomic segment AGAACCAGGTACCGGTGATGGAAATCACCGCGATAAACCAGATCGACCAGATACCACTCAGGCGGTGGAAGTCGCCCCAGAAAATTCGCGCGCCGTGGCGGATGCGCAGGGTGGGGCGCAGAAACCCTTTCCAGAAGCGTTTATAGACGACCAGCCCGGTGACCAGCGACGCCAGCAATGGCAGGCCGAGCGCCGAAACCAGGTACCAGCCCCAACTGAAGCCGTTGGTGAACGGCACCAGCCACCAGCCATGCAGCGCGCGGGTAAATTGCTTGAAATCGAACGACGGGCTGATGCCCTGGATCGCCCCGGTGTACGGGTTGACGTAGACCTCCACGGAACGCCCGTCCGGGTAGCTGAGGTCGACACTCAGCGCAAAGTGCGTTTCGTCCGGGCGGATGATCGATTGCACGATCACCTGGGGTTCTTCGCGCTTGATGGCAGCAATCACCTGGTCAAAGCTCAGCATGTGGGCATCATCCGACGGCTTGCTCGCGCGGATATCCGGGTTGGCCAGCCAGACGATTTCCTGGCTGACCACCGCCAGGGTGCCGGTGACGCAGACGATCAGTACAAAAAACCAGATGGGCAATGCCAGCCAGCTGTGTACGAGAAACCAGAGTTTTGAGCGTGACTTCTTCGACATGTGAATGCGGGTCTTGATCGGAGGAGGGCGGAGGAGGCCCGGAAAAGGCCGGTCGTAGCTTTTGCTGACGCGACGGGCTGTATCTAAGTTAAGACGGATGAGGTTTGGAAATCCCTAACCCGGATATGAAAGAAAATGTTTCAGGTTCCCATTCAAGGCGCTGGCAGGCCTTCATCGAACACGAAACATGTTCCAAGCCATCACCCGGTCGCCATTGATAGGGCCCAAGGGCTGCGTAGGATGGATTTATACCGTTGAGCCCGCCTCAAGAAACGTGAGCCCTAAGAAAAATGACCGCCAGAACCCTCTACGACAAACACATCGATTCCCACACGGTGTGCCCCCTGGATGACCAGGGCCATGTCCTGCTTTATATAGACCGCCAGGTGATCAACGAATACACCAGCCCCCAGGCCTTCAGCGGCCTGCGCGACGCCGGCCGCGGGGTGTGGCGCCCCGGCACGGCGCTGGCGGTGGTCGA encodes:
- a CDS encoding PepSY domain-containing protein; amino-acid sequence: MSKKSRSKLWFLVHSWLALPIWFFVLIVCVTGTLAVVSQEIVWLANPDIRASKPSDDAHMLSFDQVIAAIKREEPQVIVQSIIRPDETHFALSVDLSYPDGRSVEVYVNPYTGAIQGISPSFDFKQFTRALHGWWLVPFTNGFSWGWYLVSALGLPLLASLVTGLVVYKRFWKGFLRPTLRIRHGARIFWGDFHRLSGIWSIWFIAVISITGTWFLIQAILGDNQISISSEPIVPVIAREKVPMSAPGVPAPMIALDEAIEIATQRIPGLDATFVFLPLNAYSHLQIGGRGWYPLMFQTAQLNPYSGEIAVSHLLSDRSTLEFVTESMRPLHTGDFGGLWIKLIWAFFGLVLSMMVLSGLLIWTKRTALATLNALKREAKNQRAPTAAPALQAETSEAK